From Acidihalobacter aeolianus, a single genomic window includes:
- the rnd gene encoding ribonuclease D has protein sequence MDAGSSAGTRAARADDLYVDTPEALGALTARLSGTPWVALDTEFLREKTYRARLCLLQISAPGIVACIDPLALADLAPLQQLLLDPAIVKILHAARQDLEILHQLWGRIPMPVFDTQIAAALLGPADQIGYGRLVADQLGIELDKGHARTDWSRRPLAPAQLHYAADDVRYLGEIYAIQRDALEARGRQAWFEDECRRLGEPSTYETDPQDAWLRLKGVYRLQGAQLGAARALAAWRETEASRADRPRRWILADEPLLDIARHMPDTPEALGKIRNLPPSTLRRHGAALIEAAARARAQPREAWPELPARPQLDDAQSILAERLMEMLRRASESANIAPAMLATRREIERAATGETDLPVMRGWRAEMLGDELRAFVARARTAPESP, from the coding sequence ATGGATGCCGGATCCTCCGCCGGGACGCGCGCCGCACGGGCAGACGATCTTTACGTCGACACGCCCGAGGCGCTGGGTGCGCTGACGGCACGTCTGAGCGGAACGCCCTGGGTCGCGCTCGATACCGAATTCCTGCGCGAGAAGACCTACCGCGCGCGACTCTGCCTGCTCCAGATCTCAGCGCCCGGCATCGTCGCCTGCATCGATCCGCTCGCGCTGGCCGACCTCGCTCCGCTGCAACAGCTGTTGCTCGATCCCGCTATCGTCAAGATTCTGCACGCCGCCCGTCAGGACCTGGAAATCCTGCACCAGCTCTGGGGCAGGATCCCCATGCCGGTCTTCGACACCCAGATCGCCGCCGCGCTGCTCGGACCGGCGGATCAGATCGGCTACGGTCGCCTGGTCGCCGACCAGCTGGGCATCGAACTGGACAAGGGGCATGCGCGCACGGACTGGTCGCGCCGTCCATTGGCGCCCGCGCAGCTGCATTACGCGGCGGACGACGTGCGTTACCTCGGCGAAATCTACGCCATACAGCGCGACGCCCTCGAGGCGCGCGGTCGACAGGCCTGGTTCGAGGACGAATGCCGCCGGCTCGGCGAGCCGAGCACCTACGAAACCGATCCGCAGGATGCCTGGCTCAGGCTCAAGGGCGTGTATCGCCTGCAGGGCGCGCAGCTCGGCGCTGCCAGGGCACTGGCAGCCTGGCGCGAGACCGAAGCAAGCCGCGCCGACCGGCCACGCCGCTGGATACTCGCCGACGAGCCCCTGCTCGACATTGCACGGCACATGCCGGACACGCCGGAAGCACTGGGAAAGATACGCAATCTGCCGCCGTCGACATTGCGCCGACACGGCGCGGCGCTGATCGAGGCCGCCGCACGTGCCCGGGCGCAACCACGCGAGGCATGGCCCGAGCTGCCGGCACGACCGCAACTCGACGACGCCCAAAGCATACTGGCGGAACGGCTGATGGAGATGCTGAGACGGGCGTCCGAAAGCGCGAACATCGCTCCCGCCATGCTGGCCACCCGGCGTGAAATCGAGCGTGCAGCGACGGGCGAAACGGACCTTCCGGTGATGCGCGGCTGGCGCGCCGAAATGCTCGGCGACGAATTGCGCGCATTCGTCGCCCGGGCGCGGACCGCTCCCGAGTCGCCCTGA